The Candidatus Delongbacteria bacterium genome contains a region encoding:
- a CDS encoding tetratricopeptide repeat protein: protein MDQISDFKKKFKTEKFYFIRLAEHYFENGEIKKCEKLMTDYGYEYENFVSVDILRAKILQKSKKFEESLTILERLAVLEPKNQLVFELMGEAYLGLGISEKYRDCLKKIYETDPFNKSVKTLLGYDNRKSIVDYEETSIGKSDEKVDPEFEENELVIKSGSSYASDMRSHKEVLTNKRIEALKNFKNKIHRNENLNEDDIENNLKPHVDIVSHFEEFEEKEETLKGLDDNLQNEEIKVENDVILPDLSMDNDPAYNFKEIEKETSSEMSPEKSERPSDDVDVFDLLEEEVTPNEKLVEASDEYNEEELKKIIQKSAILNEEELSEFSQSVKFYNDIDLVEEERVFSTENDEEATNRLGFIVDEESNFKKVVVDSLVKPDKKVQTKKQIKIATTTLGQIYDAQGKYQEARDNYKEMLQKDPNNIDYKIKLVDAEFNIGRTRVEEEMNYYTALLDKFPENKKYLDRFKKFKEELDYLKKERDDKVNKLKQRLT, encoded by the coding sequence ATGGATCAAATTTCAGATTTTAAAAAGAAGTTCAAGACTGAAAAGTTCTACTTCATTCGATTAGCAGAACACTATTTCGAGAATGGTGAAATAAAGAAGTGTGAGAAGCTTATGACTGATTATGGTTATGAGTATGAGAATTTTGTAAGTGTTGATATTTTGAGAGCAAAGATTTTGCAGAAAAGTAAAAAATTTGAAGAATCTCTGACAATTCTTGAAAGACTAGCTGTATTAGAGCCAAAAAATCAATTGGTTTTTGAATTGATGGGTGAAGCTTATCTTGGTTTAGGAATATCTGAAAAGTATAGAGATTGTCTAAAAAAAATCTATGAAACAGATCCCTTTAACAAAAGCGTCAAAACATTACTTGGGTATGATAACAGAAAAAGTATTGTTGACTATGAGGAAACCAGCATCGGTAAATCTGATGAGAAAGTTGATCCAGAGTTTGAAGAAAACGAATTGGTCATAAAATCTGGGAGTAGTTATGCCAGTGATATGAGATCTCATAAAGAAGTATTGACAAATAAAAGAATTGAAGCACTTAAAAATTTCAAAAATAAGATTCACAGAAATGAAAATTTAAATGAGGATGATATTGAAAACAATCTTAAACCTCATGTTGACATAGTATCTCATTTTGAAGAGTTTGAAGAAAAGGAAGAAACTTTAAAGGGCTTAGATGATAATCTACAAAATGAAGAGATAAAAGTAGAAAATGATGTTATTCTTCCTGACCTTTCTATGGATAATGATCCTGCATATAACTTTAAAGAAATTGAAAAAGAGACCTCTAGCGAAATGAGTCCTGAAAAATCTGAGAGACCTAGCGATGACGTTGATGTTTTTGATCTTCTGGAGGAAGAGGTAACACCAAACGAGAAACTTGTTGAAGCTTCAGATGAATATAATGAAGAAGAGTTAAAGAAAATTATTCAGAAGAGTGCAATTCTGAATGAAGAGGAACTTTCTGAGTTTTCCCAAAGTGTAAAATTTTATAATGATATCGATCTTGTAGAGGAAGAGAGAGTTTTTTCAACTGAGAATGATGAAGAAGCCACAAATAGATTGGGTTTCATTGTCGATGAGGAGAGTAATTTTAAAAAAGTCGTAGTTGATAGTCTTGTCAAGCCTGATAAGAAGGTTCAAACAAAGAAACAGATCAAAATCGCAACCACAACTCTGGGTCAGATTTATGATGCTCAGGGGAAATATCAGGAAGCGAGAGATAATTATAAAGAAATGTTACAAAAAGACCCTAACAATATCGATTATAAAATTAAATTAGTAGATGCAGAGTTCAATATTGGGAGAACCAGAGTCGAAGAGGAGATGAATTATTATACTGCACTATTGGATAAATTTCCTGAAAATAAAAAATATCTTGATCGCTTTAAGAAATTTAAGGAAGAGTTAGATTATCTTAAAAAAGAGAGAGATGACAAAGTAAATAAGTTGAAGCAAAGATTAACATGA
- a CDS encoding nucleoside kinase, translating into MKPVAIYCENNDNFYQFDPGTTLDEALQKIDIDKSGKIVGARVNNKIKDLSYTVYKPENIKFIDLHDPDGNRMYLRSLTFVLEKAVLDLFGKIKFKVKHSVANGLFCEVEGERFKLDSKTIESLKNKMESIVKDNIPFFRHEIQTEKAIKIFDDFGYTDKAELFRSRKNLYSSVYYLGNLPGYFYGHLVPSTSYLEVFDLMAYQDGILLMYPDTSDITKVKPFVKQDKMFNIFKEHKCNAKLLNVENVALVNKAIDNGCMKEIIKLSEALHEKKISQIADKIHDRKNCKLVLISGPSSSGKTTFSKRLSLQLRLLGYKPIEISLDDYFVNREFTPKDENGDYDFEDIKAIDTDLFNENLLKLMNNESVDMPRFNFSSGSREYKGDVIVPQEGNIFIVEGIHGLNPRLSTKIPEKNKFKIYVSALTQISVDNLNRIPTTDNRLLRRIVRDHNFRNNSALDTLKRWPSVRRGEEKNIFPYQEEADEMFNSSLLYELLVLKNAAVPLLKEIPEKEKEYAEAVRLLKFLSYFNFYDAKDIPPTSILKEFLGGSSFSY; encoded by the coding sequence ATGAAGCCTGTAGCAATTTATTGTGAAAACAATGACAACTTTTATCAATTTGATCCAGGTACTACACTAGATGAAGCCCTTCAAAAAATAGATATTGATAAATCTGGTAAAATTGTTGGTGCAAGGGTCAACAATAAAATTAAAGATTTGTCTTATACAGTTTATAAACCCGAAAATATAAAGTTTATAGATTTACATGACCCTGATGGGAATAGAATGTATTTAAGATCTCTAACTTTTGTTTTAGAGAAAGCGGTCTTAGACCTATTTGGGAAAATAAAGTTTAAAGTTAAACATTCTGTTGCAAATGGCTTGTTTTGTGAAGTGGAAGGCGAGCGTTTTAAGTTAGATTCGAAAACTATTGAATCGTTAAAGAACAAAATGGAGTCAATTGTTAAAGATAATATACCTTTTTTCAGACATGAGATTCAAACAGAAAAAGCTATAAAAATTTTTGATGATTTCGGTTATACAGATAAAGCTGAATTGTTTAGATCTAGAAAAAATCTTTATTCCTCTGTTTATTATCTTGGCAATCTTCCTGGATATTTTTATGGTCATTTGGTTCCTTCAACCTCCTATCTTGAGGTGTTTGACTTGATGGCTTATCAGGATGGTATTTTATTGATGTATCCTGATACTTCAGATATTACGAAAGTGAAACCATTTGTCAAGCAAGATAAAATGTTCAATATTTTTAAGGAACATAAATGTAATGCGAAACTACTCAATGTCGAAAATGTTGCTCTTGTAAATAAAGCCATCGATAATGGATGTATGAAGGAGATTATAAAATTATCTGAAGCTTTGCATGAAAAGAAAATTTCTCAGATAGCTGATAAAATTCATGATAGGAAAAATTGTAAATTAGTATTGATTTCCGGACCATCTTCATCTGGAAAAACTACTTTTTCCAAAAGACTTTCATTGCAATTAAGATTGTTAGGGTATAAACCTATAGAGATTTCCCTTGATGATTATTTTGTTAATAGAGAATTTACTCCCAAAGATGAAAATGGTGACTATGACTTTGAAGATATCAAGGCTATTGATACTGATCTTTTCAATGAAAATCTTCTGAAACTTATGAATAATGAATCTGTTGATATGCCAAGATTTAATTTTTCTTCAGGTTCAAGAGAGTATAAAGGTGATGTCATTGTTCCGCAGGAAGGAAATATTTTTATTGTTGAAGGTATTCATGGTCTGAATCCTCGATTATCTACAAAAATTCCTGAAAAAAATAAGTTTAAGATTTATGTGTCAGCTCTAACTCAGATTTCTGTTGATAATCTTAATCGTATTCCAACAACAGATAATAGATTATTGAGAAGGATTGTTAGAGATCATAATTTTAGAAATAACTCTGCTCTGGATACTTTAAAAAGATGGCCAAGTGTGAGAAGGGGAGAGGAGAAAAATATTTTTCCTTATCAGGAGGAAGCTGATGAGATGTTCAACTCTTCTTTACTGTATGAGCTTTTAGTCTTGAAAAACGCTGCAGTACCTTTGTTAAAGGAGATTCCTGAAAAAGAAAAAGAATATGCTGAAGCGGTAAGATTATTGAAATTTTTATCTTATTTTAATTTTTATGACGCAAAAGATATCCCTCCGACATCAATTTTGAAAGAATTTTTAGGTGGTAGTAGTTTTTCTTACTAG
- a CDS encoding Crp/Fnr family transcriptional regulator, whose translation MEIADKVDNIVNLPLFFGLKDTDVKRIADQFIISDVKKNKFLFEEGVGSHWIFFVLRGKIKVLAHSASGKDVIVKLSTDNDLLTDNGVIYNSDSEYNYSAQALEDSIVAKVSVTDFKNMLNTFPVISLNLNSLLDKYLRDSYLVLRDMALEKVERRIAINILKLAKRTGVKVKEGIKLQIKLSRQDIANLSGTTIETAIRVMSKLKKDGIISEEKGSITITQRHRLVSIAEEF comes from the coding sequence ATGGAGATTGCAGACAAAGTTGATAATATTGTAAACCTTCCGTTATTTTTCGGACTTAAAGATACAGATGTTAAGAGAATTGCCGATCAGTTTATAATATCAGATGTAAAAAAGAACAAGTTTTTGTTTGAAGAGGGCGTTGGTTCCCACTGGATATTTTTTGTTCTTCGAGGGAAAATAAAAGTTTTAGCTCATTCGGCAAGTGGGAAAGATGTCATTGTTAAACTTTCTACCGATAACGATCTGTTAACAGATAATGGTGTAATTTACAATAGTGACAGCGAGTACAATTACAGTGCTCAAGCACTGGAAGATTCAATTGTTGCTAAGGTTTCAGTAACTGATTTTAAGAATATGTTGAACACTTTTCCTGTTATTTCACTAAATCTTAATTCCCTTCTTGACAAATATCTTAGAGACTCATATTTAGTATTGAGAGACATGGCTTTAGAAAAAGTTGAAAGACGTATTGCTATAAATATCTTAAAACTAGCTAAAAGAACTGGTGTTAAGGTTAAGGAAGGTATTAAACTTCAAATCAAACTTTCAAGACAAGATATTGCCAATTTATCAGGTACTACGATTGAAACTGCTATCAGAGTAATGAGTAAATTGAAAAAAGATGGAATAATTTCTGAGGAAAAAGGTAGCATAACTATCACTCAAAGACACAGACTGGTTTCTATTGCTGAAGAATTTTAA
- a CDS encoding SPOR domain-containing protein, whose amino-acid sequence MKMIFLLLILQFLVSAEICEIKDYNSIKFDVDIKLPPKNFFPEMVEAKEEKLTTNYDSVYVSIDGFRIQLYKTSDFAEAKEKESYFREVFIEDEVVLIFEEPFYKIRVGNYKSRNEADIVRIRLEKNGFRNGLVVPDKINILKLENRE is encoded by the coding sequence ATGAAGATGATTTTTTTGTTATTAATTTTACAATTTCTAGTTTCTGCTGAAATTTGTGAGATTAAGGATTATAATAGTATAAAGTTTGATGTTGATATTAAATTACCGCCAAAGAACTTTTTCCCCGAGATGGTAGAAGCTAAAGAAGAGAAACTGACAACCAATTATGATTCAGTTTATGTAAGCATTGATGGCTTTAGAATTCAATTATATAAAACTTCTGATTTTGCGGAAGCTAAGGAAAAAGAATCATATTTTAGAGAAGTTTTTATAGAAGATGAAGTAGTTCTAATATTCGAAGAACCTTTCTATAAAATTAGAGTTGGAAATTATAAAAGCAGAAATGAAGCTGATATTGTAAGAATTCGTCTAGAGAAAAATGGTTTTAGAAATGGTCTTGTTGTTCCAGATAAGATAAATATTCTTAAGCTTGAAAACCGGGAGTAA
- a CDS encoding glutamate--tRNA ligase → MDKVRVRFAPSPTGYVHVGSLRSALYNYLFAKKNNGTMILRIEDTDQSRLVEGAVDNLLSSMEWAGIKFDEGPHVGGDFGPYVQSERTELYRKYAEELMEKGFAYKCFCTSDDLEKMREEQLQQNVPQPQYDRRCRNLTQEQIDNKIKNGEKYTVRLKVPLTKDKVEFTDMVYGNIAVDSDTIADQVLLKSDGFPTYHLANIVDDHLMEISHVIRGEEWIPSTPLHVVLYKAFGWESPKFCHLPLLVNSERKKLSKRHGDVSVESFKEKGILEEALINYVSLLGWHPSGDREVFRMEELIAEFSAERISKSSAVFDYVKLDWMNSQYLKDADNERIYNIIANHIKGSDKEVENKSKWLLIIEALKSRVQKAADIVLEAELFFNEAVISEELLDSMVMVESTQLLLNELINKVDTVEFNGKNITALMNSIGKENKIKGKMLWMPVRIVLTGQEHGPDLDKMIDIFGKDEFIKRTKACIR, encoded by the coding sequence AAGATCTGCATTATACAATTATCTTTTTGCAAAAAAAAATAATGGCACAATGATTTTGCGTATTGAAGATACTGACCAGTCAAGACTTGTTGAAGGTGCTGTGGATAACCTTTTAAGCAGTATGGAATGGGCTGGTATTAAATTTGATGAAGGTCCCCATGTTGGTGGAGATTTCGGTCCCTATGTTCAGAGCGAAAGAACTGAATTATACAGAAAATATGCTGAAGAGTTGATGGAAAAAGGGTTTGCATACAAATGTTTTTGCACGAGTGATGATCTGGAGAAAATGAGAGAAGAACAATTACAACAAAATGTACCACAACCTCAATATGACAGAAGATGTAGAAATCTGACTCAGGAACAGATTGATAATAAAATAAAAAATGGCGAAAAATATACTGTAAGATTGAAAGTACCACTTACCAAAGATAAGGTGGAATTTACAGATATGGTTTATGGGAATATTGCTGTTGACTCTGATACAATAGCCGATCAAGTGCTTTTAAAGAGTGATGGTTTTCCGACATATCACCTTGCTAACATAGTTGATGACCATTTGATGGAAATTTCTCATGTGATAAGAGGTGAGGAGTGGATTCCTTCAACACCTTTACATGTTGTTCTATACAAAGCCTTTGGCTGGGAATCACCTAAATTTTGTCATTTACCGCTTCTTGTAAACAGTGAAAGAAAAAAATTATCAAAAAGACACGGTGATGTTAGTGTGGAAAGTTTCAAAGAAAAAGGAATTCTTGAGGAAGCGTTGATAAATTATGTTTCTTTGCTTGGTTGGCATCCATCTGGAGACAGAGAGGTTTTCAGAATGGAAGAACTCATTGCAGAGTTTTCCGCAGAAAGAATTAGCAAAAGTTCTGCAGTTTTTGATTATGTCAAATTAGACTGGATGAATTCACAATATTTAAAAGATGCTGATAATGAAAGAATTTATAACATAATTGCAAATCATATTAAGGGTTCTGATAAAGAAGTGGAAAATAAGTCAAAGTGGCTTTTGATAATAGAAGCTTTAAAATCCAGAGTACAAAAAGCCGCAGATATTGTTTTGGAAGCTGAGCTCTTTTTCAATGAAGCAGTTATTTCGGAGGAATTATTAGATTCGATGGTAATGGTTGAATCTACTCAACTTTTATTAAATGAATTGATCAATAAAGTTGATACAGTTGAGTTTAATGGTAAGAATATCACAGCTCTAATGAATTCTATAGGTAAAGAAAACAAAATAAAAGGTAAAATGCTATGGATGCCCGTAAGAATCGTACTTACTGGACAAGAGCATGGTCCTGATCTTGATAAAATGATTGATATTTTCGGTAAAGATGAGTTCATTAAAAGAACAAAGGCTTGTATTAGATAG
- the amrA gene encoding AmmeMemoRadiSam system protein A — MAERYISLARQSIENKLGLIEKVDSSFDDLKNIVGAFFVTLKIDNELRGCIGSMEAYRSVYDDIVGNALNAAFRDPRFLPLTADEYKRCKIEVSQLSPRTKISYKCYSDLKDIIKPSIHGVYLQKGYNSSTFLPQVWEELNDFDQFFFYLCKKGNLQFQDLMNGEIEIFIYTVNIFSEN, encoded by the coding sequence ATGGCTGAAAGATATATTTCTTTGGCGAGACAGTCTATTGAAAATAAACTTGGGTTAATTGAGAAAGTTGATTCAAGTTTTGATGATCTGAAAAATATTGTTGGAGCTTTCTTTGTAACCCTAAAAATTGACAATGAACTTAGAGGTTGTATAGGATCCATGGAGGCTTACAGGTCTGTTTATGATGATATTGTTGGTAATGCTTTGAATGCGGCATTTAGAGATCCTCGATTTTTACCTTTGACCGCAGATGAGTATAAGAGATGCAAGATAGAAGTGTCCCAATTGTCTCCTAGAACAAAAATTTCATACAAATGCTACAGTGATTTAAAGGATATCATTAAGCCTAGTATACATGGAGTTTATTTGCAAAAAGGCTATAATTCTTCCACTTTCTTACCACAGGTTTGGGAAGAGCTAAATGATTTTGATCAATTTTTTTTCTATTTGTGCAAAAAGGGTAATTTGCAGTTTCAGGATTTAATGAATGGTGAAATAGAGATTTTTATTTATACAGTTAATATTTTTTCGGAGAATTAA
- the tmk gene encoding dTMP kinase, which yields MKGKFITFEGIDGSGKTTQVNKFLKALESKGIAYKFFREPGGTRIGENLREFLLDNKNNDMKPVTELLLYCASRAQLVPEIIDNLEKGLWVVCDRFIDSTLCYQGYGRGLDKDFIRKANEFVCSGKFPDVTFYIKIDYKTSIDRQSARNGKKDRLENEESDFFYRLIDGFDYIAREYNERISVIDGSLTEEEVFNDVLSQLRIKTGVNL from the coding sequence TTGAAAGGAAAATTTATAACCTTTGAAGGTATAGATGGTTCCGGGAAAACAACTCAAGTAAATAAATTTTTAAAAGCATTAGAATCTAAAGGAATTGCTTATAAATTTTTTAGAGAACCCGGAGGAACAAGAATCGGTGAAAATCTTAGAGAGTTTCTTTTAGATAATAAAAATAATGATATGAAACCTGTAACCGAACTTTTGCTGTATTGTGCTTCAAGAGCTCAATTGGTTCCGGAAATTATTGATAACCTGGAAAAAGGTCTTTGGGTGGTTTGTGATCGTTTCATTGATTCAACCTTATGTTATCAGGGATATGGGAGAGGTTTAGATAAAGATTTTATCAGGAAAGCAAATGAGTTTGTTTGTTCAGGTAAATTTCCTGACGTTACATTCTATATAAAAATTGATTATAAGACTTCAATTGATAGACAGAGTGCTAGGAATGGGAAAAAGGACAGACTCGAAAATGAAGAAAGTGATTTTTTTTATAGGTTGATTGATGGTTTTGATTACATTGCAAGAGAGTACAACGAGAGAATTTCTGTTATTGATGGATCTTTGACAGAGGAGGAAGTGTTTAATGATGTACTATCACAATTGAGGATTAAAACCGGAGTGAATCTATGA
- a CDS encoding S41 family peptidase, with protein MKHIIINLIFLLSLYSVENDYYQDLSKSTDLFFDVYSQINSKYVDQIVPTELIDIGIKSMLESLDPYTVILQGNEKSHYDDLTNGKYGGIGIYIGVSGKDKRLTVISPIDDTPASKVGLRAGDQIFYIDDLSTDGMTTSDASNYLRGDEGSRVILKIKRASEDKLLDFEIIRETIKINNVPYSALLENNIAYIKVSQFSQGTPDDVRTELKKYIDQNASGVILDLRFNPGGLLKAAVDMCNIFVPKGLEIVSTRGKNDVVLSSYKTNSEPLDTEIPLVVLINESSASASEIVSGAMQDYDRGIIIGQNSFGKGLVQQIYSLTDTSAIKITIAKYYTPSGRLIQKKDYFSGSDEKVSAIEDFETVKNRRLVHSGNGIEPDVFVEAKTFSEFVAYLRMKNVFTDFVYDFYKDNNDFNYTGIDDGVFSEFKSYSLKFNSEFKTKSEIVLDSMVISLKDENLLKDYSKEIETLREKFTDHKTSLFDINSDDIKNLLETEFSVYNYGNSSKYTISLRDDPQVKKAVEILNDLNNFKTLLGYEEK; from the coding sequence ATGAAGCATATAATAATCAATCTGATATTTTTATTATCTTTATATTCAGTTGAAAATGACTATTACCAGGACTTAAGTAAATCAACAGATCTGTTCTTTGATGTATATAGTCAAATTAATTCTAAATATGTAGATCAAATTGTTCCGACCGAATTGATTGATATCGGAATCAAATCTATGCTTGAATCCCTAGATCCATACACTGTAATTCTTCAAGGCAACGAGAAGTCTCACTATGATGATTTAACTAATGGAAAGTATGGTGGAATAGGAATATATATTGGTGTCTCTGGTAAAGATAAAAGGCTTACTGTTATTTCGCCAATTGATGATACTCCTGCTTCAAAAGTTGGTCTTAGAGCTGGTGATCAGATATTTTATATTGATGATCTAAGTACTGACGGAATGACAACATCCGATGCTTCTAATTATCTAAGGGGTGATGAAGGATCTAGAGTAATTTTAAAAATAAAAAGAGCATCAGAAGACAAATTATTGGATTTTGAAATAATTCGAGAAACAATTAAAATTAACAATGTTCCATATTCAGCATTATTGGAAAATAATATAGCCTATATAAAAGTAAGTCAGTTTTCTCAGGGTACTCCCGATGATGTAAGAACAGAGTTGAAAAAATATATTGATCAGAATGCTTCTGGCGTTATTTTAGATTTGAGGTTTAATCCAGGTGGTCTTTTAAAAGCTGCTGTTGATATGTGCAATATTTTCGTTCCAAAAGGTCTGGAGATTGTGTCTACCAGAGGAAAAAATGATGTTGTGTTAAGCAGTTATAAAACTAATTCAGAACCGTTGGATACTGAAATACCTCTGGTTGTATTGATAAATGAATCTTCAGCATCTGCCTCTGAAATTGTAAGTGGTGCGATGCAGGATTATGATAGAGGAATAATTATTGGGCAAAACTCTTTTGGAAAAGGTCTTGTTCAGCAGATTTACTCTCTTACTGATACTTCAGCTATCAAAATTACCATTGCAAAATACTATACTCCTAGTGGCAGGTTAATCCAAAAAAAAGATTATTTCTCTGGAAGTGATGAAAAAGTAAGTGCTATAGAGGATTTTGAAACTGTTAAGAACAGAAGATTAGTCCATTCTGGAAATGGTATTGAGCCAGATGTATTTGTGGAAGCTAAAACTTTTAGTGAGTTTGTAGCTTATCTCAGGATGAAAAATGTGTTTACTGATTTTGTTTATGATTTTTACAAAGATAATAATGATTTCAATTATACTGGTATAGATGATGGTGTTTTTTCTGAGTTTAAATCTTATTCATTAAAATTCAATTCTGAGTTTAAAACTAAGTCTGAAATTGTACTAGACAGCATGGTGATAAGTTTGAAGGATGAAAATCTTCTCAAAGACTATTCCAAAGAGATAGAAACTTTAAGAGAAAAGTTTACAGATCACAAAACCTCTTTGTTTGATATAAATAGTGATGATATAAAAAATCTACTTGAGACTGAGTTTTCGGTTTACAATTATGGGAACAGTTCAAAATACACAATCTCATTGAGAGATGATCCTCAGGTTAAAAAAGCAGTAGAAATTCTTAATGATTTAAACAATTTCAAAACACTTCTTGGTTATGAGGAGAAATAA
- a CDS encoding cytidine/deoxycytidylate deaminase family protein, producing MSRVRPTWDQYFMEVMNAVAKRSTCDRGMVGCVIARDSQILATGYAGAPKALPHCDDVGHQMKKIVHEDGNITEHCVRTVHAEQNAICQAAKLGVSIDGATLYCRMTPCRTCAMLIINCGIKRVVCEKKYHAGVESEEMFKLAGIEVEYFNDEVQSYK from the coding sequence ATGTCTAGAGTTAGACCTACCTGGGATCAATATTTTATGGAAGTTATGAATGCTGTTGCAAAAAGATCTACTTGTGACAGGGGAATGGTTGGTTGTGTAATTGCGAGAGATTCACAGATTTTAGCAACCGGATACGCTGGAGCACCAAAAGCTTTGCCTCATTGTGACGATGTAGGTCATCAGATGAAAAAAATTGTTCATGAAGATGGTAATATCACTGAGCATTGTGTACGAACTGTTCATGCCGAACAAAATGCTATATGCCAAGCTGCCAAATTAGGTGTTTCCATAGATGGTGCTACACTGTATTGTAGAATGACTCCATGTAGAACTTGTGCAATGTTAATAATAAATTGCGGTATAAAAAGGGTTGTATGTGAAAAAAAATACCATGCAGGTGTCGAAAGTGAAGAGATGTTTAAATTAGCTGGTATTGAAGTTGAATACTTTAATGATGAGGTTCAGAGTTATAAGTGA
- the dnaG gene encoding DNA primase — MIPREQIDRVLQSTNIVDVISDRIELRRSGSNFKGRCPFHDEKTASFMVSEQKQIFKCFGCGISGNVIKFVSEYDRIPWQDAVRGLAQKAGIELTEKYSGDVKSRDVILEAKKLLKQITDIYYNNLLKEMENEDGVVSQFLKKRRLTKAAVDYFKIGYAPDNWNFISNNRDIINSYDLDLLVRNGIVKLNEFGKPYDFFRGRVMFPIYDITGDVIAFSGRDIFDNKDTAKYLNSPESPLYNKGATFFGLYHSLGKIRQTSSAVLVEGNIDQVSLFMGGMENVIALCGTGLTKDHVKILKRNVERVVIMFDGDSAGFKSSVRSSLMILDEGLKTEIIMMPDNEDPDSYLKTYGMNKLLDLMNNYTSFVEFFIKVKGVPKTPEEKINLIREFGDSISEVKQDIVRDVLISEFSKVLGLNETSVKKAVSGIKRTKFREMSEDTFSDETVYSKTFGRDLVEFGLIYLMITREEYLKKAIRLFTEDNFSNKFAARLFFKIFELYEDGETADFVLLLNEIEDEGLKSFFIDFSSKQEEEFFSDSSETEVRLRYAFEYMINVMENYIVDDMKEKVKEQIQFDDGESDDLLMKLYLQKKNRNVIK, encoded by the coding sequence GTGATTCCAAGAGAACAGATAGATAGAGTGCTTCAAAGCACTAATATAGTTGACGTAATCTCTGATAGAATTGAGCTTAGACGATCGGGTTCAAATTTTAAGGGTCGTTGTCCCTTTCATGATGAGAAAACTGCTTCCTTTATGGTTTCAGAGCAAAAGCAGATTTTTAAATGTTTTGGTTGTGGAATTTCCGGTAATGTTATCAAATTTGTTTCTGAATATGACCGTATTCCATGGCAGGACGCAGTAAGAGGGCTTGCCCAAAAAGCAGGTATAGAATTAACAGAAAAATATAGTGGGGATGTAAAATCAAGAGATGTTATTTTAGAAGCAAAAAAACTTCTAAAACAGATCACCGATATTTATTATAATAATCTACTTAAAGAGATGGAAAATGAAGACGGCGTTGTTTCTCAGTTTTTAAAAAAAAGGAGACTTACTAAAGCTGCTGTTGATTATTTTAAGATAGGTTACGCTCCCGATAACTGGAATTTTATATCAAATAATAGGGACATAATTAATAGTTATGATTTAGATCTTTTAGTTCGAAATGGTATTGTAAAATTGAATGAATTTGGTAAACCTTATGATTTTTTCAGAGGGAGAGTAATGTTTCCAATTTATGACATTACCGGTGATGTTATAGCCTTCAGTGGAAGAGATATTTTCGATAATAAAGACACTGCAAAATACTTAAATTCCCCTGAGTCTCCACTGTATAATAAAGGAGCTACATTTTTTGGGCTTTATCATTCCCTCGGGAAGATAAGGCAAACTTCATCAGCTGTTTTAGTTGAAGGTAATATTGATCAAGTTTCTCTTTTTATGGGTGGGATGGAAAATGTGATTGCTTTGTGCGGAACTGGTTTAACAAAAGATCATGTTAAAATTCTGAAAAGAAATGTAGAACGTGTAGTCATTATGTTTGATGGGGATAGTGCTGGGTTTAAATCTTCAGTAAGATCATCCTTGATGATTTTGGATGAAGGATTGAAAACTGAAATTATCATGATGCCTGATAATGAAGATCCTGACTCATACTTAAAGACTTATGGAATGAATAAATTGTTAGATTTAATGAATAATTATACATCTTTTGTAGAGTTTTTTATTAAAGTTAAAGGAGTTCCAAAAACACCAGAAGAGAAGATAAACCTGATAAGAGAATTTGGTGATTCAATATCTGAAGTTAAGCAAGATATAGTAAGGGATGTTCTAATTTCAGAGTTTTCAAAAGTACTTGGGCTGAACGAGACTTCGGTTAAAAAGGCTGTATCTGGAATTAAAAGAACTAAATTCAGAGAGATGAGTGAGGATACATTTTCGGATGAGACTGTTTATTCTAAAACATTTGGTCGTGATTTGGTTGAGTTTGGGTTAATATACCTCATGATAACAAGGGAAGAGTACCTTAAAAAAGCAATTAGATTGTTTACAGAAGATAATTTTTCTAATAAATTCGCAGCTCGACTTTTTTTTAAGATATTTGAACTTTATGAAGATGGGGAAACAGCAGATTTTGTTTTGCTTTTGAATGAGATAGAGGATGAAGGTCTGAAGAGTTTTTTTATAGATTTTTCCTCAAAACAGGAGGAAGAGTTTTTTTCTGATTCAAGTGAGACAGAAGTGAGATTAAGATATGCTTTCGAATACATGATAAATGTCATGGAAAATTATATTGTCGATGATATGAAAGAGAAAGTCAAAGAGCAGATTCAATTTGATGATGGTGAAAGTGACGACCTTTTAATGAAATTGTATCTTCAGAAAAAAAATCGAAATGTTATCAAATAG